The Entomobacter blattae nucleotide sequence AAAATAGCAGGGCGGTATTTGCGAGCTCGTAAAGGGGAGCGCTTTGTTTCCATTATTGCTATTTTTTCTTTAATAGGAATAGCCCTTGGTGTGGCCACCCTTATTATTGTTATGTCAGTGATGAATGGTTTTAAGGCCGATCTATTGGGGCGTATTCTTGGCCTTAATGGAGATTTAAGCATTTACGGCAAAAATACCTATTTGGGACAATACCAAACCCTGGCAGAGAGATTAAAAACGGTTCCAGGTGTAAAATCTGTTACGCCTTTGGTTGATGGACAAGTGTTGCTCAGTGTGGGCCAATATAGTGGTGGGGGTCTGCTTCGAGGGATCAGACCTGAAGATTTCAAAAACATGCCGGCTATTAGCTCCTCCATTGTGATGGGAAATCTCACGAACTTTAATGAGCCAGATGCCATTGTTATCGGAATTACTCTTGCTCGGCGCGCCAATCTTACAGTGGGGTCTGACCTTACCGTTATTTCGCCTAATGGGGCAGCCACTGCCTTTGGAACAGTGCCGCGGATCAAGACTTATCATGTCGTGGCTATATTTGATGCGGGCGTAAGGGATTATAACGCCAGTTATGCTTTTATTCCCCTTCATTCAGCCCAAATCTACTTTCAAATGCCTGATGCCGTCACCCTTATTCAGGTCGCAACAACAGACCCAGAGCATGTTAGGAGTGTAACCAAGACCATAGAACAGGCCTTGCAGCATTCTCGTGTGCGCGTGCAGGATTGGACCCAAAGTAACAACGCTTTTTTTGGGGCTGTTCAGGTCGAGCAAAATGTTATGTTTCTTATTTTAACCCTCATTATTATTGTTGCAGCCTTTAACGTTATTTCCTCCTTGATTATGATGGTAAAAGATAAAAACCGTGATATTGCTGTTTTACGCACGATGGGGGCTAGCAAGGGGGCGATTATGCGAATATTCCTTATGTGTGGGGCTTCTGTGGGCGTTTTCGGAACGGTAGCAGGGACAGTTTTAGGAATTATTTTCTGCCTCAATATTGAACATATCCGCCAGGGACTACAGGCTATTACAGGAACCAACCTTTTTAATCCTGAAGTGTATTATCTGGAACATCTACCGGCCAAGTTGGTGTGGGGGCAGGTGATAGAAGTTGTCGTTATGGCTTTAGCCCTTTCCTTACTGGCCACCCTTTATCCATCCTGGAAGGCTGCTAAAACTGACCCGGTAGAGGCCCTTCGCCATGAATAGTCAAACAGTGCTTCCCCTGATCCTTGAAGAGATTTCGCATAGCTATATCAGCGGAGAGGAAACCCTTACTATCCTTAAAGGGCTTAATTTATCGCTAAAAGCTGGGGAAATTGTTGGGCTTGTAGCCCCATCGGGAACAGGAAAATCCACTTTGTTGCATATTGCTGGGCTTTTAGAAACACCCGATAAGGGGCGTGTTGTTGTCAATGGTCAACCGATAACGGCCTTATCTGATAAAGAAAAAACAAGGATACGTCTTAAATCAATAGGGTTTGTTTATCAATTCCATCATCTGTTAGGGGAGTTTACTGCGGTGGAAAACGTTATGCTTCCCATGATGATTGCAGGGGTTGATCAATCAACGGCTCGAAAAAGGGCAGAAGAGCTCCTTTCAGGTTTTGGGTTAGCGAAACGGGTCAATCATTTACCGGGAAAACTTTCTGGTGGTGAAAAGCAGCGTGTTGCTATTGCCCGGGCTTTAGCAAATCGTCCACAAATCTTGCTGGCTGATGAGCCTACCGGGAATTTGGACAATCAGACAGCGGAAGTGGTTTTTAAGGAATTTTTATCTGCCGCCAGAGATCATGGATTGGCAGCTTTAATTGCAACCCATAATGCAGAACTGACAGACCAGATGGATAAAGTTGCCATAATGGAAAATGGGCAGTGTAGCTTTCGTTAGGAAGTGGTTAGAGCCACACTTTTGATCAAGCGTAACGAAAAACCTTTACCCTCTGGCTTTATTTGCTTTATTGTATGAACTGTGTTTCCTACGGTCGAAGGGGCATTCTATCCTGCGCCTTTTATCTGTACTTTTTAAGAATATGTTCAGAAAAATTGGATAAGTCTACTCATGACATACGCCAACTTTATTCATCTCCATAACCATTCTGCCTACTCGCTTAGCCAGGGGGCAATGCGTGTGGCAGATCTTGTCGCCCTAGCTGAACACTATTCTATGCCAGCTGTGGCAATGACTGATAGTGGCAATATGTTTGGAGCACTTGAATTTTCGCAATATAGCACTTCTAAGGGAATTCAACCCATTATTGGTTGCGAAATTGGAGTTATTCTTGATTTTTCCGATAATAAAAACAAATTATCAGACTTCCAGCCGTGGCAAAAACCTGTTGTGATTTTGGCAAAAACCGAAGAAGGTTTATCCAATATTCAAAAACTGAGTTCTTATGCCTTTATTCATGGCGAGGATCCCTCAAAACCGAGTGTTCCTTTGGAAGTTCTTCTTCAGCATACTTCTGGGGTTTATCTTTTAACAGGAGGAAGTGAAGGGGTTCTTTCCGCTCTTTTTGAGCAAGATCGATCAAAAGAGGCTTATATCCTACTTGAAAGATTATCAGGAGCGTTTAAAGACAATATAGCCATAGAAATAAATCGTCATGGCCAGCCATTGGAAAGAAGTATAGAGCCTGAGCTGATTAGCCTTGCTGACAAATATGGCCTACCTCTTGTTGCCACTAACAATTGCTATTTTTCTAAACAAGAAATGTATGAGGCCCATGATGCGTTAATCTGCATTGCACAGGGCTGTACAATGGCTGAAGAAAACCGTTGGCGTGTAACGCCAGAACACTGGTTTAAACCGCCAACTGTTATGCGTGAGTTATTTGCTGACATTCCCGATGCCTGTGATAACACTATTGCCATCGCCCAGAAATGCTCCATTAAATTTCCAACACGTAAACCTATGCTTCCTGTCAGTCCCAAAGTGGATGAGGGGAAAACAGAAGATGAAACCCTTCGGGAGATGGCTAACAAAGGCCTTCAGGAACGGTTAAAGGATATGGCTCTGGATGAAAAAACCAAGCGTATCTATCAAGAGCGGTTAACTTTTGAGCTTGGCGTAATTTCCAGCATGGGTTTTCCCGGCTATTTTATGATTGTGGCCGATTTTATTCAGTGGGCAAAAGAGCATGATATACCAGTTGGACCGGGGCGCGGTTCTGGTGCGGGCTCTCTTGTTGCGTGGGCTTTAACTATAACTGATTTGGACCCTATTCCTTTTAATCTGCTCTTTGAGCGGTTTCTAAATCCAGAACGTATTTCTATGCCAGATTTTGATATCGATTTCTGTCAGGATAGGCGCGATGAAGTCATTTCTTATGTTCGGAATGAATATGGAGCAGATAGGGTCGCTCAAATTATAACATTTGGAAAACTCCAGGCGCGGGCAGCAGTAAGAGATGTTGGCCGTGTTTTGGGGCTTCCCTATGGAATGGTTAATCGCGTAGCCGAGCTTATTCCCAATAATCCGGCCAAACCTGTTAAGCTGGCGCAGGCGATTGAAGAAGAACCTCGTTTGCAAGAGATGCGAGATTCTGATGATGAGATTAGGCGCTTATTAGAAATCGCCCAACAGCTTGAAGGTCTTTACCGTCATGCCAGTACTCACGCCGCCGGAGTGGTGATTGGAGATCGCAAGCTTGACGAAGTTGTTCCTCTTTATCGTGATCCACGAAGCGATATGTTGGTAACCCAGTTTAACATGAAATATGTTGAACAAGCAGGACTGGTGAAGTTTGATTTTCTTGGCTTAACAACGCTTACTGTTCTGCAGCGCGGTGTTAACATGCTTAAAGAGCTGGATGTTTCTATCAATCTTTCACAAATCCCTTTAGATGACCCTCTTACTTACGAGATGCTCTCACGGGGGGATACTGCCGGGGTATTTCAGTTTGAAGGGGCAGGAATGCGCGATGTTCTTAAACAAATGCGTCCTTCACGCTTAGAAGACCTGATTGCAGCGGTTGCCCTCTATCGCCCAGGGCCTATGGCTAATATCCCTGATTATTGTCATAGAAAACATGGTGAAGAATGGCAACCTCCCCATGAAGATTTACGAGACATTCTGGCTGAAACCTATGGGATTATGGTCTATCAGGAACAGGTTATGCAGATCGCCCAGAAAATGGGAGGGTACAGTCTAGGCGCTGCTGATATTCTGCGCCGTGCCATGGGGAAAAAAATACGCTCAGAAATGGACCAGCAAAAAATCATTTTCACCCAAGGTGCTATAGAACGGGGAGTTTCAGAAGAGAAAGCTGCAGAAGTTTTTGAATTAATGGCAAAATTTGCAGATTATGGGTTTAATAAATCTCATGCGGCTGCATATGCTCTTGTCTCTTATCGTACGGCTTGGATGAAAGCCAACTATCCCGTAGCCTTTATTGCAGCATGTATGTCTCTCGCGCGGGAAAAGACGGATAAGCTTGCTTCCCTTCGCCAGGAAGCTTTACGGATGGGGATAGAGATTTTACCGCCGGACATCAACAAATCTTTTCCAGATTTTAAAATTGAAATTAACCCAGAGAGTAGCAAGCAATCTATTCGCTATGCCTTGGGGGCCATAAAAAAAGTGGGTTTCCATGCTATGGAACAACTGGTTAAGGCCCGTGGGCAGAGACCTTTCGCTTCGATAGAGGATTTTTCAGAGCGCATTAACCCAAAATTTCTTAATAAAATGCAGCTTGAAAATCTGGCCAAGGCAGGGGCTTTTGATAGTTTGGATAAAGACCGAGCAAAGATTTATTATTCTGCAGAAATTATTTTAAAATATGCTCATGCCGTTTTTTCCGAAAAGGAGAGTGGTCAAAATGGCCTGTTTTCAAGCGGGGTTACGGTTGCCAAAAACCCAATGAAACTGGTAGAAGAGACGAAATGGATGGAATTTGAGAAATTAAGTCAGGAGGCAGAAGCCATAGGATTTCACCTGACGAATCACCCTCTCGATTCTTATAAAGGTTTTTTGAAAAAAAAGGGTGTTATTCCCTCTGCCTATATTGACCATAGTGCTAGGGCAGGGCAGGGCAGAGTTTTTCTTGCGGGCTGTATTATTGATAAGAAAGAAAGACCCACAAAAACAGGAAAGAAAATGGCATGGGTTCGTCTTTCTGATAGCTATGGTGGTTTCGAGGTAACATTTTTTTCAGAAACTCTTCATAAAGTAAGAGATGTCCTCATACCAGGTTTAGCAGTTCTCATTACTGCAGAATTGCGGATTGTCGATGATGCTGTGCGGATCACAGCTTTTGATGCCGAAAAACTCGAAGAGATTATTGGGCAGACAGCAACACAAACAAGAATATGGCTAAAAGATACAACGCCATTGCCTTATTTAAAAGATCTGCTGTCTCAGTTAGCCTTTGGTAAGGGGCAGGTTCTTATGGTTCCAGAAATTAAAACAGGAAGAGAGCTTGAGATGTGCTTGCCCGATACCTATGGCATAACACCAGAAGCCATTGAAAGAATTAAAACATTCCCGGGCATTGTAAAAGTAGAACAAGCATAAGTTTATATTTATAAACTAAAAAATACATAAATATAAACTTTAATAATTGGTTTTTAAAAAGGTTAATTAAATATTATGCGTTGTCCTTTTTGTGGTTCTGACGATACGCAGGTGAAAGATAGTCGTTCTCAAGAGGATGGAACCTCCATAAAACGAAGAAGGTTTTGTCCTTCTTGCCAACAAAAATTTACAACCATCGAACGTATTTATTTACGAGATTTTGCAGTGATTAAAAGTGATAGTCGCAGTGTATCCTTTGATCGTGATAAATTGGCGCGGTCTATAAAAATTGCTGTAAGGAAACGTCCTATTCAGGAAAGTGAGGTTGACCGCTTGGTCAATGATATTGTAAGAGAACTGGAAAATTATGGTGAAAATGAAATCAGATCCAGTTATATTGGAGAACTGGTTATGAAAAAATTACTGACTGTGGATCCTGTTGCTTACATACGTTTTGCAAGCGTTTATAAGGATTTTCGCGGTGCAAAAGACTTTTCAGAAATTGTTCAGTCTATTACAAACCCTATCGAGGTTGAAGGGAAGCAAAATGACCCTCTTCCCACTCATAAAGAATGAAATTGATATCATGACGCTAAACTATGAATAAACCTTCAGAGCATTACAGACTAGGATCTAGAACAGCGGCAAGGATAGCTGCTGTTCAAGCTTTATTTCAACATCAACAGTCTAGCGAAGATTTAAACCAAATAGAGCAACAGTTTTTGTTCTTCCGTTTGCGTCCTGCCGAAATAGACGCCACAAGTGGTGATAATACCCTTATGGAAAAGGCCGATGTAAAATTCTTTAGCCAGCTTATTCAATCGGCACAGGTTTATTTTCCTACAAGTCTTGAGCAGATTACGCAAACGTTGCCTGTGGAATGGCCTCTTAATCGTATTGATCCTGTTTTAAAATCTTTGCTCTGTATGGCTATTATAGAATTATACGCCTTTAAGGAAACCCCATCGCGGGTAGTGATTAATGAGTATATTAATGTAGCCCATAGTTTTTTTTCCGGTGATGAGCCAAAAATGGCGAATGGTATTTTAAATACAATAGCAAGAACCCTCAGACCCGACGATTTTTCTCAATAAAAGGTATGGTGGAACTCTCTAAAGAATTTGTTTTTATTGAAAAAAACTTTCGTTCTCTAGCGGGTGAAGGTGCTTTAGGGTTAAAAGATGATGCAGCAATTGTAAAGATTTCTGCAGGAGACGAGCTGGTAGTTTCTGCTGATGCCATGGTAGAGGGGGTTCATTTTTTCAGCTCTGACCCACCGGATACGGTCGGCCAAAAACTTTTGCGGTGTAATCTTTCTGATATGGCTGCGATGGGAGCTACACCTTTAGGGTATCTTCTAACCATTTCAAGGCCACCTCATATTTCAGAAGAATGGTTCGAGCTTTTTTGTGAGGGCTTAAGAAGAGATCAAGAGACTTATAAAATATTTCTTCTGGGTGGAGATACCACGCGAACAGAGGGTAATTTGGTTTTATCTCTGACGATTTTGGGAACTGTAACACAAGGTTTGTCGGTTAAACGAACGGGTGCTCAAGAGGGTGACGAATTATGGGTTACAGGAATCATAGGGGATAGTGCGCTTGGCCTAAAAGCTTTGTTGAATGAACTGGAAGAGTCAACAGGCTATTTTGTCAATCGTTATCGGCTGCCTCAACCAAGGGTAGGGTTGCCCATTGCAGGATTAGCCCATGTTGCCATGGATGTTTCAGATGGGCTCATTCAGGATGCTGGGCATTTAGTGCGTGCTAATCAATTGGGGGTTACAATAGAGCTTGAAAAAATCCCTTTTTCACAACAAGCTCGCTCGCTTTCTTCTGCATGGTTAGAAACCTGCTTAACGGGGGGAGATGATTACGAACTTCTTATTGGCATCTCACCGAAGAATTCTAAACAATTACAAGAAATATCCCATCGTATGAATATTCCTGTTACGCAGATCGGTTTTTTTACTGCAAAACATACAAGCGTGAAGATTATCAATAAAGAAGGTCATGAAATGAAATTCTCAAATCAAGGATGGAGTCACTTTTAAAAGAGAAATTTATCAAAAGAGAATTCAGCTTTAAATATACAACAAGCATTCTGTCTTGAGCATTTACGATTTTTCTGCCTCGGTCAGAAATTTCTCTATATCATTACTTAAGAGAAGGGGAAGAAACTTTTCTACTTTCTCTTTTTCCCATTTCCACCAGGATATTTTGAGCAGACGATTACAAATTTCCTCAGAAAAGCGCTTTTTTATGGGACGCGCAGGGTTACCCGCCACAATCGTATAAGGGGCAACCGATTTACTGACGACGGAGTGGGCCCCAATGACGGCACCAGTTCCAATCTCAACACCGGAAAGTATGATACTATTTTTACCAATCCAGACATCGTCATGGATAATAACATCACCTTTAGTATCATGATCTTCATAATGCTCAGGAAAATTACCCCAATATTCTTTTAAAACATTAAAAGGATAGGTGGTTACCAGATCAGTTCTATGATTACCCAAGGCTATTGTAACATCAGGGGCGATAGAACAGTAATTGCCGATTTTAAGCATCGCCATTTCTGGCTCAAGAACAAGAGGTTTACCGTAGGTATACTCACCAATTTCCCATTGCCACTGATCTACTTCCCATGCCAATTGAAAACGGGTTAGCAGGTTCCATTTAGGATCTTTAATTCTCTTATGTATCATTTCATTATCTCTATCATAATTTTTTCTAAGATACAATTTGGCATAATATATATTATAAAATATTTAGATGGGCTCTTATTAAGGCCCTTTTAAAAATTAAAGCTGAATTCTCTTTTGCTAAATTTCTCTTTTAAAGCCGATAAAACCTTATTTTTTTTCGTAAAGTTTCTTCTTGATTTTACCGGATATCCCCTTGTCTTTAAAGAAGATTATTTCTTTTGTAGTTTGCTATTATATCGTCCATAACAGAAATAAATTATAATCCCTATAGTTAACCAAAGGATGAGCCTCAACCAAGTCATACTATCAAGAGATAACATCATCATTCCACATGTTAAAATGCCTAGTATGGGTATGGTAAAACCTCCTGGAATACGGAATTTTCGTGTTTTATGAGGCTCAACAACCCTCAATATAATCACGCCTATGCTGACGATGGTGAAAGCAAAAAGGGTACCTATGGATGTCATATGAGCAAGTTTCTGTATGGGAGAAACCGCAGCAATAATACTTACGCAAATCATAAGCAAAATTTGTGTATACCATGGAGTTTGCCATTTTTGATGAGTTGTAGAGAATAATTTTGGCAACAAACCATCTCGTGACATGCTGAATAAAATACGGCTTTGGCCAAGAAGCATCACAAGTATTACCGAGGTAAACCCACATATAATACCGAAACCAATCAGATTTTTTAACCAGAGGTAAGGTGTTTTATTGATCGCTGTTATAACGGGTGATGCATCTCCTACCATATCTGAATAGCGAACCATACCGGTTAATACGATTGAAAAAGTAATATAGGCCAAACTACAAATAGCCAAGCTTCCCAATATGCCAATGGGAATATCCCTGGCGGGTTTTTTGGCTTCCTGAGCAGCGGTGGAGACGGCATCAAAGCCAATATAGGCAAAAAAGACCGTCCCTGCTCCAGTAATAACACCAGACCAGCCATAGTGACCATAGACCCCAGTATTAGGAGGAATAAAGGGCTGATAGTTAGCGGTTTCTATATAGGGAATACCAAAACCAATTACCGCAACAATAACGGCAATTTTAATCCCCACGATTATATTGTTTATTCGTGCTGAATCTGTAATGCCCTTTATAAGAAGCAATGAGATGGCACAGATAATAAAGACAGCCGGAAGATTAAAAAAAGCCTGAACTTGGCTGCCATCAGACAATGTTACAGTTTCAAAGGGAGTAGAGAGAAAACGTGGAGAAAGATGGATGCCCCATGAATCCAAAATCTTCGCCACATATTGTGACCAGCTTACGGCTACGGTAGCACTCGCAACCCCGTATTCCAGAATTAAATCCCAGCCCACAATCCAGGCGACAAGCTCTCCCATGGTAACGTAGGAATATGTATAGGCGCTGCCTGAAAAGGGAATCATGGAGGCCATTTCGCTATAACATAGGCCCACAAAAACACAGGCTATAGCCCCGAGAAGGTAGGAAAGGGTTATGGCAGGCCCAGCATTTTCTGCAGCAGCAATTCCAGTGAGAGAAAATAGCCCTGCCCCAATAATAGCGCCAATGCCAATAGAGACCAAGCTTACGGCTGAAAGCGCTCTTTTTAATTGATGGGAGGGAGTCTGTTCATTAATGTCTTTTTTTCTGAAGGAAAAATGAAGGAATGGCAGCTTTGGTTTGATAGCCCCTGACATGCTCTCTCCTTAATCGTGGTGGAAGGGGTTTGTTCTCTATAAAGGGTTGAAGATTATTAGCTGGAACTTGCTTCGTCGCATTGGCGTCTCAGTTTACGATATTGCTTATGGTATTGAAAAAAGCTGTTATTGAAAAAGAGCAACCTGATTTTCTGCTGATGCAAGAAGCCACAAAAGATCTCGCTGTTTAATATTAATACAAATTTTACTCATTAATACAAATAATATTATAATTAAGATCGAAAAAATAAAATTTTCTGAATTCTTCTGAAAGATTAAATTAGAAATCAAAAATGCGAGATTTTTCCAAAAAGCTTAAAAATTTCCTTTCCTTCCCTTTTGAAACTTGCTATCGAAATGATCAAGGTCATGGGAGAGACCATTCAATTGGCGCCGAAGGAGCAACACCCCTTGGAAACTCTCAGGCAAAAGAACCATGACACTCAATACCATTCTGGAAAGAGGTTAAGACCCGCCGAAGGATAACGATCTCAGGCAAGCGAGACAGAAAAGGGGACGCCAACCATTTTAGGGAAGGACTGTCTTATGCCTGTCAAATTCACGAGGTTTTTCTTAATCCGTCCGTATCCGTAAACATCCTCAAAACAAATTCACTGTTCACTTTAGTCTGGGGCTATTGGTTTACTTTTTGTTGGGTGATTTACGAATGACAACTCTCTCTTCTCCGTTACAGAGAACGCCATTATATAATTTGCATAAAGAGCTGGGGGCCCGTTTTGTACCATTTGCAGGGTATGAAATGCCTGTTCATTATGAAGATGGGATTATTGCAGAGCATTTACATACACGTAACTCTGCCGGTTTTTTTGATATTTCCCATATGGGGCAAATGGCCATTACCCATAAATCTTCAAATATAGATTTTTCATTTACAAATGAAAATAAATCACTCCCTCATGAGCCGATATCAGATATCCTTTTAAAACTTGAACGTTTACTTCCCGCAGATATAAAGGGCCTAAAATCGGGAAGACAGCGTTACTCCACTTTCACAAATACTCAAGGTGGTATTCTTGATGACTTGATGGTAGCCAACTTAGAACATTTTGTGTTCTTAGTTGTAAATGCTGCATGCAGGAATAAAGATTTTACTCATGTTTTTGAACATATGTCTGAATATTCCGTTAAAATGCTTGATGAAAAAGTATTATTTGCGCTTCAGGGGCCAAAAGCAGATTCTGTGTTGTCTCGTTTTGTGTCACAGATATCGAATATGAAGTTTATGGATATCTATGAAGTAAAAGATCGTGATGGGGTTCCCCTCCTCATTTCTCGCTCCGGCTATACAGGTGAAGATGGTTTTGAAATAAGCCTTAATGCTGTAGATGCCGAGCCTTTTGCCAGAAAACTCCTGACTCATAAGGACGTCAAACCCGTTGGGTTGGGCGCTCGTGACAGTTTACGCCTTGAAGCTGGGCTATGTTTGTATGGGCACGACATTACTGAAAAAACAACCCCTGTTGAGGCTGCTCTTGAATGGTCTATTCAAAAAGTGCGCAGAAAAGGGGGCGCCAGGGCGGGTGGTTTCCCTGGAGAGAGGAGTATTTTAGATCAACTGGAACAAGGGACAGCCTTGCGCCGCGTGGGGTTAAAAAGCCAAGGGCGAGCTCCTGTGAGAGAGTCTGCTAAGCTTTTTGCAGATGATCAGGGGCAAAACCCTATAGGGCATGTTACTTCTGGTACCTTTTCCCCCTCTCTTTCCTGCGCAATTGCCATGGGATATGTTCAGTCTTCTTTTAGTATAGTAGGAAATACTGTCTATGCTGAGCTTCGAGGGAAATTTCTTCCTTTTGAAATAACGCCCCTCCCCTTTGTGACTTCGCATTATAAACGTTAACGACAATATTTTACTATTTTTCAATAAAGGAAACTTAAATGTCTTCACTCTATTTTTCAAAAGATCATGAATGGCTTAAAATTGAGGGTGATACAGCTCTCGTTGGTATTACGCCTTACGCTGTTGAAGCACTAGGAGAGTTAGTTTTTGTGGATATGCAGGCTGTGGGCACGACCTTTAGCCAAGGGGATTCGATTGGGGTGGTAGAATCTGTTAAAGCGGCTTCTGATATTTATGCCCCGGTGGATGGAGAAGTTATTGAAATTAACACAGAATTAGGCGCTACTCCCAATTTGGTGGCAGAAGATCCGTTTAATAAAGGTTGGCTTGTACGCATTAAGTTGACTGCCCCGGAGCAGCGCTCAGACCTACTGGATGAGGAAGGCTATAAGAAACTTACCGCATAAGCCCAGAAAACGCGTTTTTAGGCTAGCCCCTTGCAAGGATCGATATCATGTTGAATTCACCAGATAAAAACCTATGGCAGAGCGTGCCAATGAGCATACAAAATTTTCCAGACCGTCACATTGGCCCCTCTCCTGTTGAAATTGCAGAGATGCTCAAGGAGATTGGGCTTGAAAACCTCGAGCAACTGGTGGATGAAACTATTCCCTCTTCCATCCATCAAGGTCAGGATGTTCCCCTTTTTAACGCTTTAAGTGAAGAGGAAACGCTAAAAAAGGTTAGGGAAGTAGCCGCCCGCAATAAGGTCTTATTTTCGATGATTGGCCAAGGGTACTACAATACTGTTCTTCCTCTTGTGATACAGCGTAATATTCTTGAAAATCCTGCGTGGTATACAGCTTACACCCCTTATCAGCCAGAAATTAGCCAGGGCAGGCTAGAGGCTTTACTGAATTTTCAAACTATGGTCTCAGATCTTACAGGGTTGGCAGTTGCGAATGCCTCCTTGCTTGATGAAGCCACAGCTGCTGCCGAAGCTATGGCTTTGGCTAGAAAGGTCAGCCGTTCTGATAAGAATATTTTCTTTATAGATGAGGATTGCCATCCGCAGACAATTGCCGTCATCAAAACCAGAGCTGAAACTGCAGAAATCGACATTCAGGTGGGATCACCCAAAGAGCTCAATCCTGTTTCTGTTTTTGGTGCTCTTTTCCAATATCCAGGGAGCTCAGGGCAGGTTGAAGATTATTCTTCAACGATCAGTTCGCTTCATGAAAACCACGCCATTGCCTGTTTGGCAGTGGATCTCCTTGCTATGACATTACTAAAATCTCCAGGAGAATTACAGGCTGATGTCGCTATTGGTTCTGTACAGCGCTTTGGCCTTCCCTTAGGGTTTGGCGGACCCCATGCGGGTTTTATGGCGGTTAAAGAGGAGTATAAACGAGCCCTTCCTGGAAGGATCGTTGGTGTTTCTGTTGATAGCCGTAAGCAGCCTGCCCTACGCCTGGCGCTGCAAACTCGTGAACAGCATATTCGCCGGGAAAAGGCTACATCTAATATCTGTACAGCCCAAGCGTTGCCAGCTATTTTGGCTTCTATGTATGCGGTATGGCATGGGCCAGAAGGGCTTCACGTTATGGCTAGCCGTATTCATACCCTAACAAAAACCCTGGTCGCGGGGTTAAGGCTTTTAGGGTACGATATTAAAAATAGCA carries:
- the nusB gene encoding transcription antitermination factor NusB — protein: MNKPSEHYRLGSRTAARIAAVQALFQHQQSSEDLNQIEQQFLFFRLRPAEIDATSGDNTLMEKADVKFFSQLIQSAQVYFPTSLEQITQTLPVEWPLNRIDPVLKSLLCMAIIELYAFKETPSRVVINEYINVAHSFFSGDEPKMANGILNTIARTLRPDDFSQ
- a CDS encoding ABC transporter ATP-binding protein translates to MNSQTVLPLILEEISHSYISGEETLTILKGLNLSLKAGEIVGLVAPSGTGKSTLLHIAGLLETPDKGRVVVNGQPITALSDKEKTRIRLKSIGFVYQFHHLLGEFTAVENVMLPMMIAGVDQSTARKRAEELLSGFGLAKRVNHLPGKLSGGEKQRVAIARALANRPQILLADEPTGNLDNQTAEVVFKEFLSAARDHGLAALIATHNAELTDQMDKVAIMENGQCSFR
- the dnaE gene encoding DNA polymerase III subunit alpha — its product is MTYANFIHLHNHSAYSLSQGAMRVADLVALAEHYSMPAVAMTDSGNMFGALEFSQYSTSKGIQPIIGCEIGVILDFSDNKNKLSDFQPWQKPVVILAKTEEGLSNIQKLSSYAFIHGEDPSKPSVPLEVLLQHTSGVYLLTGGSEGVLSALFEQDRSKEAYILLERLSGAFKDNIAIEINRHGQPLERSIEPELISLADKYGLPLVATNNCYFSKQEMYEAHDALICIAQGCTMAEENRWRVTPEHWFKPPTVMRELFADIPDACDNTIAIAQKCSIKFPTRKPMLPVSPKVDEGKTEDETLREMANKGLQERLKDMALDEKTKRIYQERLTFELGVISSMGFPGYFMIVADFIQWAKEHDIPVGPGRGSGAGSLVAWALTITDLDPIPFNLLFERFLNPERISMPDFDIDFCQDRRDEVISYVRNEYGADRVAQIITFGKLQARAAVRDVGRVLGLPYGMVNRVAELIPNNPAKPVKLAQAIEEEPRLQEMRDSDDEIRRLLEIAQQLEGLYRHASTHAAGVVIGDRKLDEVVPLYRDPRSDMLVTQFNMKYVEQAGLVKFDFLGLTTLTVLQRGVNMLKELDVSINLSQIPLDDPLTYEMLSRGDTAGVFQFEGAGMRDVLKQMRPSRLEDLIAAVALYRPGPMANIPDYCHRKHGEEWQPPHEDLRDILAETYGIMVYQEQVMQIAQKMGGYSLGAADILRRAMGKKIRSEMDQQKIIFTQGAIERGVSEEKAAEVFELMAKFADYGFNKSHAAAYALVSYRTAWMKANYPVAFIAACMSLAREKTDKLASLRQEALRMGIEILPPDINKSFPDFKIEINPESSKQSIRYALGAIKKVGFHAMEQLVKARGQRPFASIEDFSERINPKFLNKMQLENLAKAGAFDSLDKDRAKIYYSAEIILKYAHAVFSEKESGQNGLFSSGVTVAKNPMKLVEETKWMEFEKLSQEAEAIGFHLTNHPLDSYKGFLKKKGVIPSAYIDHSARAGQGRVFLAGCIIDKKERPTKTGKKMAWVRLSDSYGGFEVTFFSETLHKVRDVLIPGLAVLITAELRIVDDAVRITAFDAEKLEEIIGQTATQTRIWLKDTTPLPYLKDLLSQLAFGKGQVLMVPEIKTGRELEMCLPDTYGITPEAIERIKTFPGIVKVEQA
- a CDS encoding lipoprotein-releasing ABC transporter permease subunit — protein: MFGPFERKIAGRYLRARKGERFVSIIAIFSLIGIALGVATLIIVMSVMNGFKADLLGRILGLNGDLSIYGKNTYLGQYQTLAERLKTVPGVKSVTPLVDGQVLLSVGQYSGGGLLRGIRPEDFKNMPAISSSIVMGNLTNFNEPDAIVIGITLARRANLTVGSDLTVISPNGAATAFGTVPRIKTYHVVAIFDAGVRDYNASYAFIPLHSAQIYFQMPDAVTLIQVATTDPEHVRSVTKTIEQALQHSRVRVQDWTQSNNAFFGAVQVEQNVMFLILTLIIIVAAFNVISSLIMMVKDKNRDIAVLRTMGASKGAIMRIFLMCGASVGVFGTVAGTVLGIIFCLNIEHIRQGLQAITGTNLFNPEVYYLEHLPAKLVWGQVIEVVVMALALSLLATLYPSWKAAKTDPVEALRHE
- the nrdR gene encoding transcriptional regulator NrdR; the encoded protein is MRCPFCGSDDTQVKDSRSQEDGTSIKRRRFCPSCQQKFTTIERIYLRDFAVIKSDSRSVSFDRDKLARSIKIAVRKRPIQESEVDRLVNDIVRELENYGENEIRSSYIGELVMKKLLTVDPVAYIRFASVYKDFRGAKDFSEIVQSITNPIEVEGKQNDPLPTHKE